Below is a genomic region from Pseudomonas berkeleyensis.
CGCCGTCGATCAGGGTTGAGGGGATTCGGCTGTATCCGAGGGCAGTGAGGTCAATTCGATGAGCGCTGCGACATAGAGCAACCCGACGGCCATTGAGGTGTAGAGATCGAAGCCGAACAGGCACTGGGTGAGTACTGCCGTCAACAGCAGGACGGCGATGGCCACGCCAGACGTTGCCGGTTTGCCGGGCGCGAGCAGGGCCGTTCCGATGGCGGCGGCGATCAGCAAGCCGGCGCAGGTGGCCAGGTAGCCGTAAGCTTTCGCGTCCCAGATAGCGAGGACATTGATGGACTTGGTGTAAACGAACAGGAAGGTCAGCAGTGCGAGGCAGCCGCTGAAGGCGAAGACGATGGAGGTATTTTTCATCTCGTGTGCGGGTTGGTTCATGGCCGGAGACGAGAGTCTAAGGGCCATGCCCGGCAAGCCCCAGCAGAAATGTCCCAAAAATTGATAGAGGCTGCATCACGAGGTCGTCAGAAACGACAAAGCGGGCCAGTGCCCTACTCAGAGTTCTTGGTAGTCGCTTGATTCGGTTTGGTGCATCTAGCTGGAGCCTGTTTTGCTGTCAAAGCCCAAGGCGTATTTCCCTAGAACCCTGATGACCCTGCTATCTGCATAGTGGGCTTCGAGTGTTCAGGCCATGCCTTGATCTTCGTGCCCATCAGTAAAGCCACCATGGAACTGGTGTACCGGGAGGCTGGCCGCACATCCCGATGGAGCAGAGCCGATTGAGGCCGGCTTCTGTCGGCAGAATACTTGCCTGAGCCTTCGAGTCGAAGGCGATGCGAAATCTTGCCGCTGAGCTACTCAAGATTGATGCCTGCAACCGATCCTTTCCGCACTCACCAGCATCTACGGACAGGGTGTAATTGCCCAGGGGCAGTTTAAAAATGGCTGACTCTTCAGGGTTGAGCCGCACGCTTAGCTGGTCGTCAATGTAGATTGCGGCATCACAGCTAATTCCCGTTAACCCTTTATCCCGGTTGATCACCAGGTATTGAAAGGGTTCGGATGGTATCTCCTGATAGCTCAACAGTCGCTCGGGGGATACCGGTATTGCGCGATTTGCTGGAACTGGTTGTGTTGCGCATCCGGCAAGCAGGGGAATGATGATTAGGGGCAGCAGGCGCATTCATGTCGTCCTTGAACTTGAGTTGGGCTCCAGCTTATCGAGGTGATCTGCAGAAAGCACTCAGGATTTAAGAAGGACAAAGTCGGCTCTGTAGCTGAACGACAAAGCGGGCCGAAGCCCGCTCTGTTATGTGACTGGAGGAGGCTTACTTCAGCCACTGTGCAACGCGATCCGGGTTCTTGGCGATCCAGTCCTTGGCGGCCTGATCCGGTTTGGCGCCTTCACGAATGGCCAGCATCACCGAACCGACTTCTTCGCCGCTCCAGGAAATCTTGCTGAGGAAGGCAGCTGCGTCGGCGGCTTTTTCTTTCAGTGCCGGGTTGGCCACGGTGTCGACGCGCTCGTCATCGCCGAAGACTTTCTTCGGATCTTCGAGGAAACGCAGTTTCCACTTGGCGAACATCCAGTGCGGAATCCAGCCGGTGACCACGATCGGTTTCTGCGCTTTCTCGGCGCGGGTCAGGGCGGTGGCCATGGCCGGGCCAGAACTCGGCATCAGCTTGATGCTGGCCAGGTTGTATTCCTTGATGGCCTCTTCGGTGCGACGCATCACGCCGGCACCGGCGTCGATACCGGTGATCTTGCCGTCGAAGTCCTTGGCGTATTTCTCCAGATCCTCGATGCTCTTGGCCTCGACATAGTCAGGCACGATCAGGCCGATCTTGGCACCGGCATAGTTGGTGCCGAGGATTTCGACCTTGTCCTTGAGCTTCTCGTAGTACTCGCCGTGGGTGGCCGGCAGCCAGGCGGAGA
It encodes:
- a CDS encoding glycine betaine ABC transporter substrate-binding protein, whose protein sequence is MRVLKNLCLGAAALAIGMGSALAAEKPTLKIGYVNGWDDSVAVTHVAGEILQSKLGYTVELKPVEPAIMWQGISRGDLDATLSAWLPATHGEYYEKLKDKVEILGTNYAGAKIGLIVPDYVEAKSIEDLEKYAKDFDGKITGIDAGAGVMRRTEEAIKEYNLASIKLMPSSGPAMATALTRAEKAQKPIVVTGWIPHWMFAKWKLRFLEDPKKVFGDDERVDTVANPALKEKAADAAAFLSKISWSGEEVGSVMLAIREGAKPDQAAKDWIAKNPDRVAQWLK